A stretch of the Uranotaenia lowii strain MFRU-FL chromosome 3, ASM2978415v1, whole genome shotgun sequence genome encodes the following:
- the LOC129753839 gene encoding spliceosome-associated protein CWC27 homolog: protein MSNIYIQEPSSSGKVLLKTTVGDIDIELWARECPLACRNFVQLCMEGYYNGTLFHRVVKGFIVQGGDPAGDGTGGESIYGHPFRDEFHSRLRFVRRGLVAMANSGKNDNGSQFFFTLGATPELQNLHTIFGKVTGDTVYNMLKLEEGEVYENEKPHFPHKILKTEVLNNPFPDIVPRVLEKKKSEGKEKKKEKGVKNFGLLSFGDEAEEEEHETNRFVQKNIVGKGKSSHDVLDDPGLSKQAIEVKGDTKKGGSKQDSDSEASSDDDEQSRARNKALVDEQRMKIRDKLKKGKQETKAPPPAQASSSSDSDSDYGLGSERKKAKKEQAEKIREEINKLKKDYQSDRRKVNDDRKAESDAKIAKESRSEVMKEFFSVQEQYSEKAKQLPKKGSSRESFTLQLLAKFKNKLQNVQEQAGDDEDEGDEEEDIRGDNWLSHKLQFEKTDPVLAKDAVTKNDDWYDVYDPRNPLNKRKRGEQSNKAGKSKN, encoded by the exons ATGAGTAACATTTACATCCAGGAACCGTCCTCTTCCGGGAAG GTTCTTCTAAAAACAACCGTTGGCGATATTGATATCGAGCTGTGGGCCCGAGAATGTCCGTTGGCTTGTCGAAACTTCGTGCAACTATGCATGGAAGGGTACTACAATGGAACGTTGTTCCATCGGGTGGTGAAAGGTTTCATTGTACAGGGTGGAGATCCGGCCGGAGATGGCACCGGAGGCGAATCAATCTATGGACATCCGTTCCGGGATGAGTTTCACTCCCGGCTGCGATTCGTGCGGCGAGGCTTGGTCGCGATGGCTAACTCAGGGAAGAATGATAATGGATCCCAGTTTTTCTTTACCCTCGGGGCCACTCCGGAATTGCAGAATTTGCATACCATTTTTGGGAAGGTTACCGGTGATACGGTTTACAATATGCTAAAACTTGAAGAAGGGGAAGTGTACGAGAATGAGAAACCCCACTTTCCGCACAAGATTCTGAAGACGGAGGTTTTGAACAATCCGTTTCCGGATATTGTTCCTAGGGTGCTGGAGAAGAAAAAATCGGAAgggaaagagaagaaaaaagagaAGGGGGTAAAGAATTTTGGCCTGTTGTCATTCGGCGATGAGGCAGAGGAAGAAGAGCACGAGACTAATCGATTTGTACAGAAAAACATTGTTGGTAAAGGTAAAAGCTCTCACGATGTGCTCGACGATCCTGGGCTGAGCAAGCAGGCGATTGAAGTTAAAGGAGATACGAAGAAGGGGGGAAGCAAACAGGATTCAGATTCTGAGGCAAGTTCCGATGACGATGAACAGTCTCGTGCCCGGAACAAAGCCTTGGTGGATGAGCAAAGAATGAAAATCCGGGATAAACTCAAAAAAG GGAAACAGGAAACAAAAGCTCCTCCTCCAGCGCAAGCGTCATCGTCCTCCGATTCTGACTCAGATTACGGACTGGGAAGTGAGCGCAAAAAGGCAAAGAAAGAACAGGCTGAGAAGATTCGGGAAGAAATCAATAAGCTAAAGAAAGATTACCAATCCGACCGAAGGAAAGTTAACGACGATCGTAAGGCAGAATCTGATGCTAAAATTGCGAAAGAAAGTCGTAGCGAAGTGATGAAAGAATTTTTCTCGGTTCAAGAACAGTACTCTGAGAAGGCTAAACAGCTTCCGAAAAAGGGAAGCTCTCGGGAAAGTTTCACACTGCAACTACTGGCGAAGTTCAAGAACAAGCTTCAAAATGTTCAGGAACAGGCCGGGGATGACGAGGATGAGGGAGACGAAGAAGAAGACATTCGAGGGGACAATTGGCTTTCACATAAGCTGCAGTTCGAAAAGACGGATCCAGTGCTAGCCAAAGATGCTGTCACCAAGAACGACGATTGGTACGACGTGTATGATCCCCGGAATCCGTTGAATAAACGGAAACGTGGAGAACAGTCGAACAAGGCCGGGAAGTCGAAAAATTAA
- the LOC129753841 gene encoding ankyrin repeat domain-containing protein 54-like, translated as MSSEINPPEPNPDEEVDTVPEAEPSPPRLDENDGNKEEIHWQQAIQVAKNFESNCSSRMVEDPVGAFSGGLKMRLQLRTRMSPYLASRPRSAMVSQFLNAAMTNNTELLREMIEKGFSPDTREPTFNRSALHVACSRGFTDSVRLLLEAGANPNIRDLNENTPLHLASCTENFAIIDLLLKYGTNATLKDANGLMALEIAIGKLRLSDRIISKMQKLTKSDIHTHRNNVVKVCEMIFKVFKAQVRSGSLLYLDPSQAGHMHQRHLEEMLEEFDQQLGKIKDRGIDFDSIVDQVENLNLRTEIDSDVNSLLSTLQKLSV; from the coding sequence atgagCTCGGAAATCAATCCGCCGGAACCGAACCCAGACGAGGAAGTGGACACCGTCCCGGAAGCGGAACCATCTCCCCCAAGATTGGACGAGAACGACGGCAACAAGGAGGAAATCCATTGGCAGCAAGCGATCCAGGTCGCTAAAAATTTCGAAAGCAATTGCAGCAGTCGAATGGTGGAAGATCCGGTCGGTGCATTTTCCGGAGGACTTAAAATGCGACTTCAACTGAGAACCCGAATGTCACCATATCTGGCCAGTCGTCCAAGGTCGGCGATGGTTTCGCAGTTTCTTAATGCGGCCATGACCAATAATACAGAGCTGTTGAGGGAAATGATCGAAAAAGGATTCAGTCCTGATACAAGGGAGCCCACCTTTAATCGATCGGCTTTGCATGTTGCCTGTAGCAGAGGATTCACAGATTCGGTTCGGTTGTTACTCGAGGCTGGTGCTAATCCTAATATTAGAGATCTCAATGAGAACACTCCACTACATTTGGCATCCTGCACTGAGAATTTCGCTATCATTGATTTACTTCTGAAGTATGGAACCAATGCCACATTAAAGGACGCCAATGGCCTAATGGCCTTGGAGATAGCGATTGGAAAGCTTCGTTTGTCAGACCGAATCATATCGAAGATGCAGAAGCTCACCAAAAGTGACATCCACACGCATCGGAACAATGTGGTCAAAGTTTgcgaaatgattttcaaagttttcaaggcACAAGTACGCAGCGGAAGTTTGCTATATCTCGACCCGAGTCAGGCGGGTCACATGCATCAGCGACATCTGGAGGAAATGCTCGAAGAGTTCGATCAACAGCTCGGGAAGATTAAAGATCGAGGAATAGATTTTGATTCGATTGTCGACCAGGTGGAAAATTTGAATCTAAGAACCGAAATTGATAGCGACGTGAATTCGCTACTTTCGACGCTTCAAAAACTGTCTGTTTGA